A genomic window from Sebastes fasciatus isolate fSebFas1 chromosome 7, fSebFas1.pri, whole genome shotgun sequence includes:
- the picalmb gene encoding phosphatidylinositol binding clathrin assembly protein b isoform X14 → MSGQSITDRITAAQHSVTGSAVSKTVCKATTHEVMGPKKKHLDYLIHCTNEMNVNIPQLADSLFERTTNTSWVVVFKSLITTHHLMVYGNERFVQYLASRNTLFNLSNFLDKSGLQGYDMSTFIRRYSRYLNEKAVSYRQVAFDFTKVKRGVDGVMRTMNTEKLLKTIPIIQNQMDALLDFNVNANELTNGVINAAFMLLFKDSIRLFAAYNEGIINLLEKYFDMKKIQCKEGLDIYKKFLTRMTRISEFLKVAEQVGIDRGDIPDLSQAPSSLLEALEQHLASLEGKKVKDSTAASRASTLSNAVSSLASTGMSFTKVDEREKQAALEEEQARLKALKEQRLKELSKRPSFATTDTSPISTTGGTITTAAAIDLFSTPSCSNGAVKMESDLFDLQSTFQPSMQSGSTGLPVATAWADSFCGPVSIAQHLPHQAPFPTEPSTVAGLFRGYSTPQAAPPQSAGGLQVDFESVFGAKAAGSNSLNSDDISGGILKPTLCGSNQASGQLPDKLVSDDLDSSLANLVGSEYLGIGNGTMKNDMHWSQPGEKRMTGGTNWQPKAAPSTTWNPVSMPTSVMAFPATTPTGMMGYGMPPQMGSMGMMNPPTMMYSQPVMRPPNPFGSVSSAQVGARQSDHAAELMHNEPSAASSPSSQSPLRAPGQDPFAHLSLKDFL, encoded by the exons ATTTGATCCACTGCACCAACGAGATGAACGTCAACATTCCCCAACTGGCTGACTCGCTATTTGAGAGGACCACCAACACCAGCTGGGTTGTCGTGTTTAAGTCACTCATCACCACGCACCACCTCATGGTCTACGGCAACGAG CGTTTTGTCCAATACTTGGCGTCAAGGAATACACTATTCAACCTCAGTAATTTTTTGGACAAAAGTGGGTTACAAG GTTATGACATGTCCACATTTATCAGGAGGTATAGTCGATACCTGAACGAAAAAGCCGTTTCGTACAGACAGGTTGCCTTTGACTTCACAAAAGTTAAACGCGG AGTGGACGGCGTGATGCGGACCATGAATACAGAGAAGCTGCTCAAGACGATCCCCATTATTCAGAACCAGATGGATGCCCTCCTCGATTTCAAT GTCAATGCCAACGAGCTGACTAATGGAGTCATCAATGCCGCCTTCATGCTCCTCTTCAAAGACTCCATCAGGCTCTTTGCTGCTTATAACGAAGGCATTATCAACCTGCTCG AGAAATATTTTGACATGAAGAAGATTCAGTGTAAAGAAGGTTTGGACATTTACAAGAAATTTCTCACCCGAATGACCCGGATATCAGAGTTCCTCAAAGTAGCCGAG CAGGTGGGCATCGATCGAGGAGACATTCCAGATCTTTCACAG GCTCCCAGTAGCCTTCTCGAAGCTCTGGAGCAGCACTTGGCCTCTTTAGAGGGCAAGAAGGTCAAAGACTCCACTGCAGCCAGCAG GGCCAGCACTCTGTCAAACGCAGTCTCATCACTGGCCAGCACGGGGATGTCTTTCACTAAAGTGGACGAGCGGGAGAAGCAGGCGGCTCTCGAAGAGGAACAGGCTCGACTCAAAGCTCTGAAG GAACAGCGGCTCAAAGAGCTGTCCAAGAGGCCCTCCTTCGCCACCACTGACACGTCGCCGATCTCCACCACCGGGGGCACTATCACCACAGCAGCAGCCATCGACCTCTTCTCCACACCCAGCTGCTCTAATGG TGCGGTGAAGATGGAGAGTGACCTTTTTGACCTTCAGTCAACTTTTCAGCCCTCCATGCAATCAGGCTCTACAGGGCTTCCAGTGGCAACGGCGTGGGCAG ACTCCTTCTGTGGTCCAGTGTCCATTGCCCAGCACCTCCCACACCAGGCTCCCTTCCCCACTGAGCCCTCTACTGTAGCAGGTCTATTCAGAG GATACTCGACGCCACAGGCCGCTCCACCGCAGTCAGCAGGAGGACTCCAAGTGGACTTTGAGtcagtttttggagccaaagcCGCAGGCAGCAACAGCCTCAATTCGGATG ATATTTCCGGGGGCATCCTGAAACCGACTCTTTGTGGCTCCAACCAGGCGTCGGGTCAGCTGCCAGATAAGCTGGTGTCAGATGACCTTGACTCCTCCCTGGCCAACCTTGTTGGCAGTGAGT acCTCGGCATCGGGAACGGCACGATGAAAAA TGACATGCACTGGAGCCAGCCGGGGGAGAAGAGGATGACCGGCGGCACCAACTGGCAGCCCAAAGCGGCGCCGAGCACGACCTGGAACCCCGTTTCCATG CCAACGTCAGTCATGGCCTTCCCTGCCACCACACCCACAGGCATGATGGGATATGGCATG CCTCCACAAATGGGCTCTATGGGGATGATGAATCCGCCCACCATGATGTACTCCCAGCCTGTGATGAGGCCACCTAACCCCTTCGGCTCTGTGTCTAGTGCTCAGGTGGGTGCACGGCAGTCTGACCACGCCGCCGAGCTGATGCACAATGAA CCCTCCGCAGCTTCTAGTCCTTCCAGCCAGAGTCCTCTCCGAGCCCCTGGACAGGACCCGTTTGCACACCTCTCTCTCAAGGATTTCTTGTAG
- the picalmb gene encoding phosphatidylinositol binding clathrin assembly protein b isoform X7 has product MSGQSITDRITAAQHSVTGSAVSKTVCKATTHEVMGPKKKHLDYLIHCTNEMNVNIPQLADSLFERTTNTSWVVVFKSLITTHHLMVYGNERFVQYLASRNTLFNLSNFLDKSGLQGYDMSTFIRRYSRYLNEKAVSYRQVAFDFTKVKRGVDGVMRTMNTEKLLKTIPIIQNQMDALLDFNVNANELTNGVINAAFMLLFKDSIRLFAAYNEGIINLLEKYFDMKKIQCKEGLDIYKKFLTRMTRISEFLKVAEQVGIDRGDIPDLSQAPSSLLEALEQHLASLEGKKVKDSTAASRASTLSNAVSSLASTGMSFTKVDEREKQAALEEEQARLKALKEQRLKELSKRPSFATTDTSPISTTGGTITTAAAIDLFSTPSCSNGAVKMESDLFDLQSTFQPSMQSGSTGLPVATAWADPFTSAEAGDESMPNLNPFLSKLVVDATHLPVVSSDGVSFSSRTSGHEMFGDRYNPFIDTNSSVSTTYKRTVRIEHSISDSFCGPVSIAQHLPHQAPFPTEPSTVAGLFRGYSTPQAAPPQSAGGLQVDFESVFGAKAAGSNSLNSDDISGGILKPTLCGSNQASGQLPDKLVSDDLDSSLANLVGSEYLGIGNGTMKNDMHWSQPGEKRMTGGTNWQPKAAPSTTWNPVSMPTSVMAFPATTPTGMMGYGMPPQMGSMGMMNPPTMMYSQPVMRPPNPFGSVSSAQVGARQSDHAAELMHNEMQFM; this is encoded by the exons ATTTGATCCACTGCACCAACGAGATGAACGTCAACATTCCCCAACTGGCTGACTCGCTATTTGAGAGGACCACCAACACCAGCTGGGTTGTCGTGTTTAAGTCACTCATCACCACGCACCACCTCATGGTCTACGGCAACGAG CGTTTTGTCCAATACTTGGCGTCAAGGAATACACTATTCAACCTCAGTAATTTTTTGGACAAAAGTGGGTTACAAG GTTATGACATGTCCACATTTATCAGGAGGTATAGTCGATACCTGAACGAAAAAGCCGTTTCGTACAGACAGGTTGCCTTTGACTTCACAAAAGTTAAACGCGG AGTGGACGGCGTGATGCGGACCATGAATACAGAGAAGCTGCTCAAGACGATCCCCATTATTCAGAACCAGATGGATGCCCTCCTCGATTTCAAT GTCAATGCCAACGAGCTGACTAATGGAGTCATCAATGCCGCCTTCATGCTCCTCTTCAAAGACTCCATCAGGCTCTTTGCTGCTTATAACGAAGGCATTATCAACCTGCTCG AGAAATATTTTGACATGAAGAAGATTCAGTGTAAAGAAGGTTTGGACATTTACAAGAAATTTCTCACCCGAATGACCCGGATATCAGAGTTCCTCAAAGTAGCCGAG CAGGTGGGCATCGATCGAGGAGACATTCCAGATCTTTCACAG GCTCCCAGTAGCCTTCTCGAAGCTCTGGAGCAGCACTTGGCCTCTTTAGAGGGCAAGAAGGTCAAAGACTCCACTGCAGCCAGCAG GGCCAGCACTCTGTCAAACGCAGTCTCATCACTGGCCAGCACGGGGATGTCTTTCACTAAAGTGGACGAGCGGGAGAAGCAGGCGGCTCTCGAAGAGGAACAGGCTCGACTCAAAGCTCTGAAG GAACAGCGGCTCAAAGAGCTGTCCAAGAGGCCCTCCTTCGCCACCACTGACACGTCGCCGATCTCCACCACCGGGGGCACTATCACCACAGCAGCAGCCATCGACCTCTTCTCCACACCCAGCTGCTCTAATGG TGCGGTGAAGATGGAGAGTGACCTTTTTGACCTTCAGTCAACTTTTCAGCCCTCCATGCAATCAGGCTCTACAGGGCTTCCAGTGGCAACGGCGTGGGCAG ATCCTTTCACCTCTGCTGAAGCCGGGGATGAATCCATGCCAAACCTTAACCCTTTCCTCTCAAAACTCGTTGTCGATGCCACTCACTTACCTGTCGTGTCTTCAGACGGTGTTAGCTTTTCTTCTAGGACATCCGGTCATGAAATGTTTGGTG ATCGTTACAATCCCTTTATTGACACAAACTCATCCGTTTCAACCACTTACAAACGCACAGTGCGGATAGAACACTCCATCTCAG ACTCCTTCTGTGGTCCAGTGTCCATTGCCCAGCACCTCCCACACCAGGCTCCCTTCCCCACTGAGCCCTCTACTGTAGCAGGTCTATTCAGAG GATACTCGACGCCACAGGCCGCTCCACCGCAGTCAGCAGGAGGACTCCAAGTGGACTTTGAGtcagtttttggagccaaagcCGCAGGCAGCAACAGCCTCAATTCGGATG ATATTTCCGGGGGCATCCTGAAACCGACTCTTTGTGGCTCCAACCAGGCGTCGGGTCAGCTGCCAGATAAGCTGGTGTCAGATGACCTTGACTCCTCCCTGGCCAACCTTGTTGGCAGTGAGT acCTCGGCATCGGGAACGGCACGATGAAAAA TGACATGCACTGGAGCCAGCCGGGGGAGAAGAGGATGACCGGCGGCACCAACTGGCAGCCCAAAGCGGCGCCGAGCACGACCTGGAACCCCGTTTCCATG CCAACGTCAGTCATGGCCTTCCCTGCCACCACACCCACAGGCATGATGGGATATGGCATG CCTCCACAAATGGGCTCTATGGGGATGATGAATCCGCCCACCATGATGTACTCCCAGCCTGTGATGAGGCCACCTAACCCCTTCGGCTCTGTGTCTAGTGCTCAGGTGGGTGCACGGCAGTCTGACCACGCCGCCGAGCTGATGCACAATGAA ATGCAGTTCATGTAA
- the picalmb gene encoding phosphatidylinositol binding clathrin assembly protein b isoform X2, which produces MSGQSITDRITAAQHSVTGSAVSKTVCKATTHEVMGPKKKHLDYLIHCTNEMNVNIPQLADSLFERTTNTSWVVVFKSLITTHHLMVYGNERFVQYLASRNTLFNLSNFLDKSGLQGYDMSTFIRRYSRYLNEKAVSYRQVAFDFTKVKRGVDGVMRTMNTEKLLKTIPIIQNQMDALLDFNVNANELTNGVINAAFMLLFKDSIRLFAAYNEGIINLLEKYFDMKKIQCKEGLDIYKKFLTRMTRISEFLKVAEQVGIDRGDIPDLSQAPSSLLEALEQHLASLEGKKVKDSTAASRASTLSNAVSSLASTGMSFTKVDEREKQAALEEEQARLKALKEQRLKELSKRPSFATTDTSPISTTGGTITTAAAIDLFSTPSCSNGAVKMESDLFDLQSTFQPSMQSGSTGLPVATAWADPFTSAEAGDESMPNLNPFLSKLVVDATHLPVVSSDGVSFSSRTSGHEMFGDRYNPFIDTNSSVSTTYKRTVRIEHSISDSFCGPVSIAQHLPHQAPFPTEPSTVAGLFRGYSTPQAAPPQSAGGLQVDFESVFGAKAAGSNSLNSDDISGGILKPTLCGSNQASGQLPDKLVSDDLDSSLANLVGNLGIGNGTMKNDMHWSQPGEKRMTGGTNWQPKAAPSTTWNPVSMPTSVMAFPATTPTGMMGYGMPPQMGSMGMMNPPTMMYSQPVMRPPNPFGSVSSAQVGARQSDHAAELMHNEPSAASSPSSQSPLRAPGQDPFAHLSLKDFL; this is translated from the exons ATTTGATCCACTGCACCAACGAGATGAACGTCAACATTCCCCAACTGGCTGACTCGCTATTTGAGAGGACCACCAACACCAGCTGGGTTGTCGTGTTTAAGTCACTCATCACCACGCACCACCTCATGGTCTACGGCAACGAG CGTTTTGTCCAATACTTGGCGTCAAGGAATACACTATTCAACCTCAGTAATTTTTTGGACAAAAGTGGGTTACAAG GTTATGACATGTCCACATTTATCAGGAGGTATAGTCGATACCTGAACGAAAAAGCCGTTTCGTACAGACAGGTTGCCTTTGACTTCACAAAAGTTAAACGCGG AGTGGACGGCGTGATGCGGACCATGAATACAGAGAAGCTGCTCAAGACGATCCCCATTATTCAGAACCAGATGGATGCCCTCCTCGATTTCAAT GTCAATGCCAACGAGCTGACTAATGGAGTCATCAATGCCGCCTTCATGCTCCTCTTCAAAGACTCCATCAGGCTCTTTGCTGCTTATAACGAAGGCATTATCAACCTGCTCG AGAAATATTTTGACATGAAGAAGATTCAGTGTAAAGAAGGTTTGGACATTTACAAGAAATTTCTCACCCGAATGACCCGGATATCAGAGTTCCTCAAAGTAGCCGAG CAGGTGGGCATCGATCGAGGAGACATTCCAGATCTTTCACAG GCTCCCAGTAGCCTTCTCGAAGCTCTGGAGCAGCACTTGGCCTCTTTAGAGGGCAAGAAGGTCAAAGACTCCACTGCAGCCAGCAG GGCCAGCACTCTGTCAAACGCAGTCTCATCACTGGCCAGCACGGGGATGTCTTTCACTAAAGTGGACGAGCGGGAGAAGCAGGCGGCTCTCGAAGAGGAACAGGCTCGACTCAAAGCTCTGAAG GAACAGCGGCTCAAAGAGCTGTCCAAGAGGCCCTCCTTCGCCACCACTGACACGTCGCCGATCTCCACCACCGGGGGCACTATCACCACAGCAGCAGCCATCGACCTCTTCTCCACACCCAGCTGCTCTAATGG TGCGGTGAAGATGGAGAGTGACCTTTTTGACCTTCAGTCAACTTTTCAGCCCTCCATGCAATCAGGCTCTACAGGGCTTCCAGTGGCAACGGCGTGGGCAG ATCCTTTCACCTCTGCTGAAGCCGGGGATGAATCCATGCCAAACCTTAACCCTTTCCTCTCAAAACTCGTTGTCGATGCCACTCACTTACCTGTCGTGTCTTCAGACGGTGTTAGCTTTTCTTCTAGGACATCCGGTCATGAAATGTTTGGTG ATCGTTACAATCCCTTTATTGACACAAACTCATCCGTTTCAACCACTTACAAACGCACAGTGCGGATAGAACACTCCATCTCAG ACTCCTTCTGTGGTCCAGTGTCCATTGCCCAGCACCTCCCACACCAGGCTCCCTTCCCCACTGAGCCCTCTACTGTAGCAGGTCTATTCAGAG GATACTCGACGCCACAGGCCGCTCCACCGCAGTCAGCAGGAGGACTCCAAGTGGACTTTGAGtcagtttttggagccaaagcCGCAGGCAGCAACAGCCTCAATTCGGATG ATATTTCCGGGGGCATCCTGAAACCGACTCTTTGTGGCTCCAACCAGGCGTCGGGTCAGCTGCCAGATAAGCTGGTGTCAGATGACCTTGACTCCTCCCTGGCCAACCTTGTTGGCA acCTCGGCATCGGGAACGGCACGATGAAAAA TGACATGCACTGGAGCCAGCCGGGGGAGAAGAGGATGACCGGCGGCACCAACTGGCAGCCCAAAGCGGCGCCGAGCACGACCTGGAACCCCGTTTCCATG CCAACGTCAGTCATGGCCTTCCCTGCCACCACACCCACAGGCATGATGGGATATGGCATG CCTCCACAAATGGGCTCTATGGGGATGATGAATCCGCCCACCATGATGTACTCCCAGCCTGTGATGAGGCCACCTAACCCCTTCGGCTCTGTGTCTAGTGCTCAGGTGGGTGCACGGCAGTCTGACCACGCCGCCGAGCTGATGCACAATGAA CCCTCCGCAGCTTCTAGTCCTTCCAGCCAGAGTCCTCTCCGAGCCCCTGGACAGGACCCGTTTGCACACCTCTCTCTCAAGGATTTCTTGTAG
- the picalmb gene encoding phosphatidylinositol binding clathrin assembly protein b isoform X3 produces the protein MSGQSITDRITAAQHSVTGSAVSKTVCKATTHEVMGPKKKHLDYLIHCTNEMNVNIPQLADSLFERTTNTSWVVVFKSLITTHHLMVYGNERFVQYLASRNTLFNLSNFLDKSGLQGYDMSTFIRRYSRYLNEKAVSYRQVAFDFTKVKRGVDGVMRTMNTEKLLKTIPIIQNQMDALLDFNVNANELTNGVINAAFMLLFKDSIRLFAAYNEGIINLLEKYFDMKKIQCKEGLDIYKKFLTRMTRISEFLKVAEQVGIDRGDIPDLSQAPSSLLEALEQHLASLEGKKVKDSTAASRASTLSNAVSSLASTGMSFTKVDEREKQAALEEEQARLKALKRLKELSKRPSFATTDTSPISTTGGTITTAAAIDLFSTPSCSNGAVKMESDLFDLQSTFQPSMQSGSTGLPVATAWADPFTSAEAGDESMPNLNPFLSKLVVDATHLPVVSSDGVSFSSRTSGHEMFGDRYNPFIDTNSSVSTTYKRTVRIEHSISDSFCGPVSIAQHLPHQAPFPTEPSTVAGLFRGYSTPQAAPPQSAGGLQVDFESVFGAKAAGSNSLNSDDISGGILKPTLCGSNQASGQLPDKLVSDDLDSSLANLVGSEYLGIGNGTMKNDMHWSQPGEKRMTGGTNWQPKAAPSTTWNPVSMPTSVMAFPATTPTGMMGYGMPPQMGSMGMMNPPTMMYSQPVMRPPNPFGSVSSAQVGARQSDHAAELMHNEPSAASSPSSQSPLRAPGQDPFAHLSLKDFL, from the exons ATTTGATCCACTGCACCAACGAGATGAACGTCAACATTCCCCAACTGGCTGACTCGCTATTTGAGAGGACCACCAACACCAGCTGGGTTGTCGTGTTTAAGTCACTCATCACCACGCACCACCTCATGGTCTACGGCAACGAG CGTTTTGTCCAATACTTGGCGTCAAGGAATACACTATTCAACCTCAGTAATTTTTTGGACAAAAGTGGGTTACAAG GTTATGACATGTCCACATTTATCAGGAGGTATAGTCGATACCTGAACGAAAAAGCCGTTTCGTACAGACAGGTTGCCTTTGACTTCACAAAAGTTAAACGCGG AGTGGACGGCGTGATGCGGACCATGAATACAGAGAAGCTGCTCAAGACGATCCCCATTATTCAGAACCAGATGGATGCCCTCCTCGATTTCAAT GTCAATGCCAACGAGCTGACTAATGGAGTCATCAATGCCGCCTTCATGCTCCTCTTCAAAGACTCCATCAGGCTCTTTGCTGCTTATAACGAAGGCATTATCAACCTGCTCG AGAAATATTTTGACATGAAGAAGATTCAGTGTAAAGAAGGTTTGGACATTTACAAGAAATTTCTCACCCGAATGACCCGGATATCAGAGTTCCTCAAAGTAGCCGAG CAGGTGGGCATCGATCGAGGAGACATTCCAGATCTTTCACAG GCTCCCAGTAGCCTTCTCGAAGCTCTGGAGCAGCACTTGGCCTCTTTAGAGGGCAAGAAGGTCAAAGACTCCACTGCAGCCAGCAG GGCCAGCACTCTGTCAAACGCAGTCTCATCACTGGCCAGCACGGGGATGTCTTTCACTAAAGTGGACGAGCGGGAGAAGCAGGCGGCTCTCGAAGAGGAACAGGCTCGACTCAAAGCTCTGAAG CGGCTCAAAGAGCTGTCCAAGAGGCCCTCCTTCGCCACCACTGACACGTCGCCGATCTCCACCACCGGGGGCACTATCACCACAGCAGCAGCCATCGACCTCTTCTCCACACCCAGCTGCTCTAATGG TGCGGTGAAGATGGAGAGTGACCTTTTTGACCTTCAGTCAACTTTTCAGCCCTCCATGCAATCAGGCTCTACAGGGCTTCCAGTGGCAACGGCGTGGGCAG ATCCTTTCACCTCTGCTGAAGCCGGGGATGAATCCATGCCAAACCTTAACCCTTTCCTCTCAAAACTCGTTGTCGATGCCACTCACTTACCTGTCGTGTCTTCAGACGGTGTTAGCTTTTCTTCTAGGACATCCGGTCATGAAATGTTTGGTG ATCGTTACAATCCCTTTATTGACACAAACTCATCCGTTTCAACCACTTACAAACGCACAGTGCGGATAGAACACTCCATCTCAG ACTCCTTCTGTGGTCCAGTGTCCATTGCCCAGCACCTCCCACACCAGGCTCCCTTCCCCACTGAGCCCTCTACTGTAGCAGGTCTATTCAGAG GATACTCGACGCCACAGGCCGCTCCACCGCAGTCAGCAGGAGGACTCCAAGTGGACTTTGAGtcagtttttggagccaaagcCGCAGGCAGCAACAGCCTCAATTCGGATG ATATTTCCGGGGGCATCCTGAAACCGACTCTTTGTGGCTCCAACCAGGCGTCGGGTCAGCTGCCAGATAAGCTGGTGTCAGATGACCTTGACTCCTCCCTGGCCAACCTTGTTGGCAGTGAGT acCTCGGCATCGGGAACGGCACGATGAAAAA TGACATGCACTGGAGCCAGCCGGGGGAGAAGAGGATGACCGGCGGCACCAACTGGCAGCCCAAAGCGGCGCCGAGCACGACCTGGAACCCCGTTTCCATG CCAACGTCAGTCATGGCCTTCCCTGCCACCACACCCACAGGCATGATGGGATATGGCATG CCTCCACAAATGGGCTCTATGGGGATGATGAATCCGCCCACCATGATGTACTCCCAGCCTGTGATGAGGCCACCTAACCCCTTCGGCTCTGTGTCTAGTGCTCAGGTGGGTGCACGGCAGTCTGACCACGCCGCCGAGCTGATGCACAATGAA CCCTCCGCAGCTTCTAGTCCTTCCAGCCAGAGTCCTCTCCGAGCCCCTGGACAGGACCCGTTTGCACACCTCTCTCTCAAGGATTTCTTGTAG
- the picalmb gene encoding phosphatidylinositol binding clathrin assembly protein b isoform X4, protein MSGQSITDRITAAQHSVTGSAVSKTVCKATTHEVMGPKKKHLDYLIHCTNEMNVNIPQLADSLFERTTNTSWVVVFKSLITTHHLMVYGNERFVQYLASRNTLFNLSNFLDKSYDMSTFIRRYSRYLNEKAVSYRQVAFDFTKVKRGVDGVMRTMNTEKLLKTIPIIQNQMDALLDFNVNANELTNGVINAAFMLLFKDSIRLFAAYNEGIINLLEKYFDMKKIQCKEGLDIYKKFLTRMTRISEFLKVAEQVGIDRGDIPDLSQAPSSLLEALEQHLASLEGKKVKDSTAASRASTLSNAVSSLASTGMSFTKVDEREKQAALEEEQARLKALKEQRLKELSKRPSFATTDTSPISTTGGTITTAAAIDLFSTPSCSNGAVKMESDLFDLQSTFQPSMQSGSTGLPVATAWADPFTSAEAGDESMPNLNPFLSKLVVDATHLPVVSSDGVSFSSRTSGHEMFGDRYNPFIDTNSSVSTTYKRTVRIEHSISDSFCGPVSIAQHLPHQAPFPTEPSTVAGLFRGYSTPQAAPPQSAGGLQVDFESVFGAKAAGSNSLNSDDISGGILKPTLCGSNQASGQLPDKLVSDDLDSSLANLVGSEYLGIGNGTMKNDMHWSQPGEKRMTGGTNWQPKAAPSTTWNPVSMPTSVMAFPATTPTGMMGYGMPPQMGSMGMMNPPTMMYSQPVMRPPNPFGSVSSAQVGARQSDHAAELMHNEPSAASSPSSQSPLRAPGQDPFAHLSLKDFL, encoded by the exons ATTTGATCCACTGCACCAACGAGATGAACGTCAACATTCCCCAACTGGCTGACTCGCTATTTGAGAGGACCACCAACACCAGCTGGGTTGTCGTGTTTAAGTCACTCATCACCACGCACCACCTCATGGTCTACGGCAACGAG CGTTTTGTCCAATACTTGGCGTCAAGGAATACACTATTCAACCTCAGTAATTTTTTGGACAAAA GTTATGACATGTCCACATTTATCAGGAGGTATAGTCGATACCTGAACGAAAAAGCCGTTTCGTACAGACAGGTTGCCTTTGACTTCACAAAAGTTAAACGCGG AGTGGACGGCGTGATGCGGACCATGAATACAGAGAAGCTGCTCAAGACGATCCCCATTATTCAGAACCAGATGGATGCCCTCCTCGATTTCAAT GTCAATGCCAACGAGCTGACTAATGGAGTCATCAATGCCGCCTTCATGCTCCTCTTCAAAGACTCCATCAGGCTCTTTGCTGCTTATAACGAAGGCATTATCAACCTGCTCG AGAAATATTTTGACATGAAGAAGATTCAGTGTAAAGAAGGTTTGGACATTTACAAGAAATTTCTCACCCGAATGACCCGGATATCAGAGTTCCTCAAAGTAGCCGAG CAGGTGGGCATCGATCGAGGAGACATTCCAGATCTTTCACAG GCTCCCAGTAGCCTTCTCGAAGCTCTGGAGCAGCACTTGGCCTCTTTAGAGGGCAAGAAGGTCAAAGACTCCACTGCAGCCAGCAG GGCCAGCACTCTGTCAAACGCAGTCTCATCACTGGCCAGCACGGGGATGTCTTTCACTAAAGTGGACGAGCGGGAGAAGCAGGCGGCTCTCGAAGAGGAACAGGCTCGACTCAAAGCTCTGAAG GAACAGCGGCTCAAAGAGCTGTCCAAGAGGCCCTCCTTCGCCACCACTGACACGTCGCCGATCTCCACCACCGGGGGCACTATCACCACAGCAGCAGCCATCGACCTCTTCTCCACACCCAGCTGCTCTAATGG TGCGGTGAAGATGGAGAGTGACCTTTTTGACCTTCAGTCAACTTTTCAGCCCTCCATGCAATCAGGCTCTACAGGGCTTCCAGTGGCAACGGCGTGGGCAG ATCCTTTCACCTCTGCTGAAGCCGGGGATGAATCCATGCCAAACCTTAACCCTTTCCTCTCAAAACTCGTTGTCGATGCCACTCACTTACCTGTCGTGTCTTCAGACGGTGTTAGCTTTTCTTCTAGGACATCCGGTCATGAAATGTTTGGTG ATCGTTACAATCCCTTTATTGACACAAACTCATCCGTTTCAACCACTTACAAACGCACAGTGCGGATAGAACACTCCATCTCAG ACTCCTTCTGTGGTCCAGTGTCCATTGCCCAGCACCTCCCACACCAGGCTCCCTTCCCCACTGAGCCCTCTACTGTAGCAGGTCTATTCAGAG GATACTCGACGCCACAGGCCGCTCCACCGCAGTCAGCAGGAGGACTCCAAGTGGACTTTGAGtcagtttttggagccaaagcCGCAGGCAGCAACAGCCTCAATTCGGATG ATATTTCCGGGGGCATCCTGAAACCGACTCTTTGTGGCTCCAACCAGGCGTCGGGTCAGCTGCCAGATAAGCTGGTGTCAGATGACCTTGACTCCTCCCTGGCCAACCTTGTTGGCAGTGAGT acCTCGGCATCGGGAACGGCACGATGAAAAA TGACATGCACTGGAGCCAGCCGGGGGAGAAGAGGATGACCGGCGGCACCAACTGGCAGCCCAAAGCGGCGCCGAGCACGACCTGGAACCCCGTTTCCATG CCAACGTCAGTCATGGCCTTCCCTGCCACCACACCCACAGGCATGATGGGATATGGCATG CCTCCACAAATGGGCTCTATGGGGATGATGAATCCGCCCACCATGATGTACTCCCAGCCTGTGATGAGGCCACCTAACCCCTTCGGCTCTGTGTCTAGTGCTCAGGTGGGTGCACGGCAGTCTGACCACGCCGCCGAGCTGATGCACAATGAA CCCTCCGCAGCTTCTAGTCCTTCCAGCCAGAGTCCTCTCCGAGCCCCTGGACAGGACCCGTTTGCACACCTCTCTCTCAAGGATTTCTTGTAG